In Bacteriovorax stolpii, a single genomic region encodes these proteins:
- a CDS encoding agmatinase family protein, with translation MTKKVTAKKKITPKAKAKTKVKPVAEGRTVIDPNAKASSKDGIYGLPFKEHEAKVVYLPIPWDVTTSYQAGTSKGPEAILMASEQIDFFDLDYIDAYQAGLFMKKESAKIKKLNREGRALAKKIIDADDAAMAKNKTLQAALKKVNSLCNDLNNEVYKETKALLDNDQISVVVGGDHATPFGAIKAYAEKYEGLGVLHFDAHSDTRDAYMGFENSHASIMHNVMEKIPQVGKLVQVGIRDFCQQEYEYTQANPKVEVYFDQNLTRRKLAGESFEKIAREIVSHLPKNVYISFDIDGLDPRYCPHTGTPVPGGLDYSEVVFIINELIRSKRTLVGFDLVEVAPSPKDKADEWDANVGMRLLYKMTSAALASQGLIKLR, from the coding sequence ATGACGAAAAAAGTAACTGCAAAAAAGAAAATAACACCGAAAGCAAAGGCCAAAACAAAAGTAAAGCCAGTAGCTGAAGGTAGAACAGTGATTGACCCAAATGCTAAAGCATCAAGCAAAGACGGCATCTACGGTCTTCCCTTTAAAGAGCACGAAGCAAAAGTCGTCTACCTTCCCATTCCTTGGGACGTGACAACGTCATACCAAGCAGGAACATCAAAAGGTCCTGAAGCAATTTTAATGGCGAGCGAGCAAATCGATTTCTTCGACCTGGATTACATCGACGCTTACCAAGCTGGTCTTTTCATGAAAAAAGAAAGCGCAAAAATTAAGAAGCTAAACCGCGAAGGTCGCGCCCTGGCAAAAAAAATTATCGACGCTGACGATGCAGCGATGGCAAAAAACAAAACACTTCAAGCGGCCCTTAAAAAAGTAAACTCACTTTGTAACGATCTTAACAATGAAGTTTACAAAGAAACAAAAGCGCTTTTAGACAACGACCAAATTTCAGTTGTTGTTGGTGGGGATCACGCCACTCCATTTGGAGCAATCAAAGCTTACGCTGAAAAATACGAAGGCCTAGGAGTGCTTCACTTCGACGCGCACTCTGACACTCGCGACGCTTACATGGGCTTTGAAAACTCTCACGCTTCAATCATGCACAACGTGATGGAAAAAATCCCTCAAGTTGGAAAATTAGTTCAAGTTGGTATCCGCGACTTCTGCCAACAAGAATACGAATACACACAAGCAAACCCAAAAGTTGAAGTGTACTTCGACCAAAACCTAACAAGAAGAAAACTAGCTGGTGAATCTTTCGAAAAGATCGCCCGCGAGATCGTCTCTCACCTGCCAAAAAACGTTTACATCTCTTTTGATATTGACGGACTCGACCCTAGATACTGCCCACACACAGGAACCCCAGTTCCCGGGGGCCTGGACTACTCTGAGGTCGTCTTCATCATCAATGAACTTATCAGATCTAAGCGCACTCTCGTTGGATTTGACCTGGTTGAAGTGGCCCCATCACCAAAAGACAAGGCCGATGAATGGGACGCAAACGTAGGCATGCGCCTGCTTTATAAGATGACCTCTGCCGCTCTTGCGAGCCAGGGTCTAATCAAACTTAGATAA
- a CDS encoding DUF3465 domain-containing protein — protein MKALLVGLSLVLSIGASASEFLPDCRNRNGEILKTDVSQLRSIMGNRRANKPQVYVAGIISEIKSEDHSGLPHQKFFIKVDKDIELQIVSNLDFGRIPLVVGKKISVCGEFLRVGDGMVHWTHFDPHGSHPDGFSIIDGQLYGEHEVPVK, from the coding sequence ATGAAAGCACTTCTAGTGGGCTTGAGTCTAGTTCTCTCAATCGGTGCATCTGCATCTGAATTTCTTCCTGACTGTAGAAACAGAAACGGAGAAATCCTAAAAACTGACGTTAGCCAATTAAGATCAATTATGGGTAACCGTCGCGCTAATAAGCCTCAGGTTTATGTAGCGGGCATCATCAGCGAAATTAAAAGCGAAGACCATTCAGGACTTCCACACCAAAAATTCTTCATCAAAGTTGATAAAGACATTGAACTTCAAATCGTAAGCAATCTGGACTTCGGAAGAATTCCTCTAGTGGTTGGTAAAAAGATTTCTGTTTGTGGTGAATTCTTAAGAGTTGGTGACGGAATGGTTCACTGGACTCATTTCGATCCACACGGAAGCCACCCAGATGGATTCTCAATCATCGATGGACAACTTTACGGCGAACACGAAGTACCAGTTAAGTAA
- a CDS encoding mechanosensitive ion channel family protein — translation MLTRYLSIILLSLLTITAQAQIPTSVVRDAIEKTKPAKKEAAPEESSQAYLKYEELEKLKNPQETMRTFVEAMDEVKKGNGQSRAYFDQAVRTFNLSKVDENLREKTGRKAAEKLINTLDRITKIDFTHIPVDPNGTKWYFRKQSITEDNQVIEAEIAIEKNVDGAWRFTPETVNTIGALYNSVSHLPVVAGVVEYKNWKTRLKDHMPAWASEELLMFTKGQWLGFLAIFVVAIIALSLMRFLTTLYIRDLVKKESLDFKEKDQYKSTLSFGLLAFSLVCMAGVKTMELDTETYDILVRAFYILIALSSVWSSVKIVDIISMHFAKIAKDTANKFDDVLVPMLSKTAKVLVVAFGTILVAHSLTFDIGSILAGLGIGGVAVALAAKDTISNLFGSVTVIMDRPFLIGDYVILDKGLEGTVEEVGFRSTRIRTPLQSLVSLPNNVLANMAIDNYGMRGMRRYRTFLVMDLSNPMEKLEEYCERLRYICQIHQLIETSNAQIYINDITDKSVNILVNVFFKTREGSVELDERHKFIVEVLKIAKEMDVKFVSTSTTLLMNQNAGLPKLEAAKPDSLL, via the coding sequence ATGTTAACGCGTTACTTATCAATTATTTTACTCTCACTTTTGACTATCACTGCCCAGGCACAAATACCGACATCGGTAGTGAGAGACGCCATTGAAAAAACTAAACCAGCCAAGAAAGAAGCGGCCCCGGAAGAAAGTTCGCAGGCCTATTTAAAATATGAAGAGCTGGAAAAACTTAAGAACCCACAAGAAACCATGCGCACTTTTGTCGAGGCCATGGATGAAGTTAAAAAAGGCAATGGTCAGTCCCGCGCTTATTTTGATCAAGCGGTAAGAACATTCAACCTTTCAAAGGTAGATGAAAACTTAAGAGAGAAGACGGGAAGAAAGGCCGCTGAAAAGCTTATCAATACTCTCGATCGCATTACTAAAATAGATTTCACGCACATTCCAGTCGATCCCAACGGCACGAAATGGTACTTCAGAAAACAATCAATCACTGAAGACAATCAGGTGATCGAAGCAGAGATTGCGATTGAAAAAAATGTTGATGGGGCATGGAGATTCACACCTGAGACGGTAAACACTATTGGGGCCCTGTATAATTCAGTTTCTCACTTACCAGTTGTGGCCGGAGTTGTGGAATACAAAAACTGGAAGACGAGACTCAAAGATCACATGCCGGCATGGGCGAGTGAAGAGCTTCTAATGTTCACCAAAGGACAATGGCTTGGCTTCCTGGCCATTTTTGTAGTGGCGATTATTGCTCTTAGCCTGATGCGTTTTCTGACGACTCTTTATATTCGCGACCTGGTGAAAAAAGAATCGCTGGATTTTAAGGAAAAAGACCAATACAAATCGACTCTTTCATTTGGACTGCTGGCCTTCTCACTAGTGTGTATGGCCGGAGTGAAAACAATGGAGCTCGACACTGAGACTTACGATATCTTAGTGCGCGCGTTTTATATCTTGATTGCGCTTTCTTCCGTCTGGTCTTCGGTAAAGATCGTCGACATTATCAGTATGCACTTTGCAAAAATCGCTAAAGACACTGCTAATAAGTTTGATGATGTTCTGGTGCCGATGCTCTCTAAAACCGCCAAGGTTTTGGTTGTGGCCTTCGGGACTATTCTGGTGGCCCACAGTTTAACCTTCGATATCGGCAGCATCCTTGCCGGGCTTGGGATCGGGGGGGTGGCCGTTGCCCTTGCAGCAAAAGACACGATTTCAAATCTCTTTGGATCAGTCACAGTTATTATGGATAGACCATTTTTAATCGGAGACTACGTTATCCTCGATAAAGGTCTTGAAGGGACAGTCGAAGAAGTAGGCTTTAGAAGTACGCGCATCAGGACTCCACTGCAGTCTCTTGTGAGTCTTCCCAATAACGTCCTGGCGAACATGGCGATTGATAACTACGGCATGAGAGGGATGAGACGCTACAGGACTTTTTTGGTGATGGATTTATCTAACCCAATGGAGAAGCTGGAAGAGTACTGTGAGCGCTTAAGGTACATCTGTCAGATTCACCAATTGATTGAGACATCTAATGCGCAAATTTACATCAATGACATCACTGATAAATCAGTGAACATTCTGGTTAACGTTTTCTTTAAAACGAGAGAGGGAAGTGTTGAGCTTGATGAGAGACATAAATTTATTGTTGAAGTGCTAAAGATTGCCAAAGAAATGGATGTGAAGTTTGTTTCAACGAGCACGACTCTACTTATGAATCAGAATGCAGGATTGCCAAAGCTCGAAGCAGCTAAGCCCGACAGTCTTCTTTAA
- a CDS encoding M14 family zinc carboxypeptidase, giving the protein MKKTLTALTVSFMAFLCLSTLQAKIVEESFYIQSSDQHIFELLKSRPELTIDHIEKGGFELYGPKGLKEFLVTNNIPHFSMKIAAGAQKAKGQYPTPEEIEKELKGVVSKYPEIARMFSIGKSVKNRDLWVIKLSSNVNVNDERPEFKYIANMHGDEIVGREMMVRLVKDLAMNYGKDPQITNLLDRVQIYIMPSMNPDGAAASTRGNAKYVDLNRDFPDFSTSDNKDTTEGRQPETKAVMDWQKTRNFVLSANFHGGAEVVNYPWDTKADKFPQEAFIKELCLEYAGLTPYISTSTAFQNGITNGYAWYEVNGGMQDWSIYYRKDMQITIEVSNNKWPEYSRVDYYYQQNKAALLRFIERAIP; this is encoded by the coding sequence ATGAAAAAAACGCTTACTGCTCTTACAGTTTCTTTTATGGCCTTCCTGTGCCTTTCAACACTACAGGCGAAAATCGTCGAAGAATCTTTTTACATCCAAAGCTCTGACCAACACATTTTTGAACTTTTAAAATCAAGACCAGAGTTAACTATCGATCACATTGAAAAAGGTGGATTTGAACTTTACGGGCCAAAAGGACTGAAAGAATTCCTGGTTACAAATAACATCCCACACTTCTCGATGAAAATCGCAGCAGGTGCACAGAAGGCGAAGGGGCAATACCCGACTCCGGAAGAAATCGAAAAAGAACTCAAAGGTGTCGTTTCAAAATATCCTGAAATCGCCCGCATGTTCTCAATCGGAAAAAGTGTTAAAAACCGCGACCTATGGGTGATTAAACTCTCAAGCAACGTAAATGTTAATGACGAGCGCCCGGAGTTTAAGTACATCGCCAACATGCACGGAGATGAAATCGTCGGTCGTGAAATGATGGTAAGACTAGTTAAAGACCTGGCCATGAATTACGGAAAAGACCCGCAAATCACCAACCTCCTTGACCGCGTTCAAATCTACATCATGCCTTCAATGAACCCGGATGGGGCCGCTGCCAGCACTCGCGGTAATGCAAAATATGTCGATCTTAACCGCGACTTCCCGGATTTCTCAACGTCAGATAACAAAGACACAACAGAAGGGAGACAACCGGAAACAAAAGCAGTGATGGACTGGCAAAAGACAAGAAACTTTGTTCTTTCTGCTAACTTCCACGGTGGGGCCGAAGTCGTAAACTACCCTTGGGATACAAAAGCGGACAAATTCCCGCAAGAAGCTTTCATTAAAGAACTATGTCTTGAATACGCAGGTCTTACTCCATACATCAGTACATCGACGGCTTTCCAAAACGGTATCACTAACGGCTATGCTTGGTATGAAGTGAACGGTGGGATGCAGGACTGGAGTATTTACTACAGAAAGGATATGCAGATCACGATTGAAGTTTCCAACAATAAATGGCCGGAATACTCTCGAGTTGATTACTACTATCAACAAAACAAAGCTGCTCTTCTAAGATTTATCGAAAGAGCTATTCCTTAA
- a CDS encoding YkgJ family cysteine cluster protein has protein sequence MSSNPVITLQENASGFFDKIHAKHATQMECKKGCSKCCQTDISVFEIEADRISDWFASQSPEEQTRLLELWKTPHQESYCTFLYNDQCTVYEGRPLICRTQGLPLYVATENVLDYCPLNFKDGDPPKEDWLNLERMNTLLSFAATTTKKDQRIRLKKLKTKLLSTLK, from the coding sequence ATGAGTTCAAACCCGGTTATCACATTACAGGAAAACGCCTCGGGATTTTTTGATAAAATCCACGCGAAACACGCCACACAGATGGAGTGCAAGAAGGGGTGTTCTAAATGTTGTCAGACCGACATAAGTGTTTTTGAAATTGAAGCTGACCGAATCAGCGATTGGTTTGCCTCTCAATCTCCAGAGGAACAAACGAGGCTCTTGGAGCTTTGGAAGACGCCTCATCAGGAAAGCTATTGTACATTTTTATACAACGACCAATGTACAGTGTATGAAGGGCGTCCGCTTATTTGCCGCACACAAGGGCTTCCTCTTTATGTGGCCACCGAAAATGTTCTGGATTACTGCCCGCTGAATTTTAAAGATGGTGACCCACCGAAAGAGGATTGGCTTAACTTAGAGCGCATGAACACACTCTTGTCATTTGCTGCAACGACAACGAAAAAGGACCAGCGTATCAGGCTCAAAAAGCTTAAGACTAAACTTTTAAGTACTCTAAAATGA